GGCTGATACCGCCTTTGTTGCGACTGCTAGCCCGTACTGAAAGCCGAGAGCTATTTTTATTAGGTGTAGTAGCTCTATGTTTGGGGATTGCGCTGCTAACAGAACATTTGGGGCTGTCGATTGAGATGGGGGCGTTTGTCGCAGGTTTGATGATTTCGGAAGTGGAGTATGCCGACCAAACCCTGACTTATGTGGAGCCACTGCGAGATATCTTTGCCAGTTTGTTTTTTGCGGCCATTGGGATGTTAATTGACCCAGTGTTTTTGTGGAACAACCTGGAATTGATTTTGGGGTTGGTAGCGCTAGTATTCGTTGGTAAGTTTTTGATTATCACGCCCTTAGTCAAACTGTTTCGCTACCCTTTGAAAACAGCCTTAATTGCTGGTTTAGGACTGGCTCAGATTGGAGAATTTTCCTTTGTTCTCGCCAGTGAAGGACAGGCTTTAGGGTTGGTGTCTCGACAAATATATTTACTAATTTTGGGAACTACAGCAGTCACACTCATGCTGACTCCGTTTGTCCTGCGGTTAGTACCATTTTTATTTAATATTGCCGAATCAATGCCCTGGTTGAAACCATATTTAGAAGAAGACCAACCGCGCGATGTATCGGAAGACCTACCCTTAAAAGACCATGTAGTAGTTTGTGGGTATGGGCGAGTCGGTAGAAATTTGGTGAAGTTGTTGCAGCAACACAACCTGCCGATGGTGGTAATAGATCAATCAGAAAGTATAATTCAGCAGTTACGTGATGCAAATGTAGCTTATGTTTATGGCAATTGTGTGAGTCTTCACGTTCTGGAAACTGCTGGGGTCAACCATGCTAAGGGAATGGCGATCGCGCTCCCTGACCCTATGAGTACCCGTCTTTGCCTAAAACGTGCTTTGGAATTGCGTCCAGAATTAGATTTGGTTGTCCGCGCCACCCAAGATAAGAGCATTGAAGTGCTTTACCAACTGGGAGCCAGGGAAGTAGTGCAACCAGAGTTTGAAGCTAGCTTAGAAATGGCTACCTACTTATTAACTGGTTTAGGCTTGTCGTCAGATGTAGTGCAACGCGAAATGCAGCAAATTCGCAACGATCATTATTTGCAATTGCGGCCAGAGCGTTCTGCTTTAGAGGTCTCCCGTGATTTGCAGCAAGCAACTCGCGATTTGAATCGGCGTTGGTATCCTCTACCATCTGGTTCGCCCTTAATTGGCATGAGTATTGAAGAAGCGGATGTGCGCTACTTAACAGGAGCGAGTTTGATGGCAATTCGCCGCGCTAACGGCGATGAAATAGATTATCCCAATGGGCAAACCAGATTGCAAGAGGGCGATCGCCTGCTCGTAGTAGGAGCAAATGAGGAACTAGCAGCTTTAGCAGAATTTGCTAAGGGTCAGGCGGCTGTTCCTGGAGAAAATAGTGCCTGCCAGTGGATTACAGTCAACGCCAATGCGCCAATCCTGGGTAAAACCCTTGCCGATTTAGATATCGCTGAAAAATATGGGATAGAGGTGCAGGCAATCAGGCGAGATGGCAAGTTTGTCCGTTCTCCTGATAGCAGCCTTGACTTGCGCCTCAGCGACCAAGTGCTATTATGCGGTAACTTATCTGGTTTGAATCAACTACAACAGTTGTTTGCTGTAGTTAGTCAAGTGCCTCTTTCTATTCCAGTAGTCAAAGCTAGTGAGGCAGAAGCGCTCAAAGACTTTTTGCCTGTAGATAATTTGCGGGAATAATTTGTAATTAAACTCTTGACCTTTGACCTTGTACAGACGCGATTAATCACGTCTCTATTCTTGACCTTGTACAGACGCAATTAATGAGCCAGCGCGTTGCGGGGGTAACCCCCGTTGTAGCGACTGGCGTCGCGTTTCTACTCTTGACTGCTACAAAAATATTAATAATCCTTAATAGTGTTTACTATTAAGGATTATTGGCAT
This region of Nostoc sp. UHCC 0302 genomic DNA includes:
- a CDS encoding cation:proton antiporter gives rise to the protein MQEDFRLIVDLVSVLAVAACGGLLAALLQQPVLLGYLIGGMIVGPAGLGLIKEVIQVETLAQFGVAFLLFALGVEFSFAELKKVKAIALGGGGLQIALTILITVLVCGVTGAWGTLPAKGMFLGSILSLSSTAVVLKCLMERNETETPHGQVMLGILVVQDLALGLMLAVLPALNQPAETIGIAVLTALALIGLFAAGAVAAGIWLIPPLLRLLARTESRELFLLGVVALCLGIALLTEHLGLSIEMGAFVAGLMISEVEYADQTLTYVEPLRDIFASLFFAAIGMLIDPVFLWNNLELILGLVALVFVGKFLIITPLVKLFRYPLKTALIAGLGLAQIGEFSFVLASEGQALGLVSRQIYLLILGTTAVTLMLTPFVLRLVPFLFNIAESMPWLKPYLEEDQPRDVSEDLPLKDHVVVCGYGRVGRNLVKLLQQHNLPMVVIDQSESIIQQLRDANVAYVYGNCVSLHVLETAGVNHAKGMAIALPDPMSTRLCLKRALELRPELDLVVRATQDKSIEVLYQLGAREVVQPEFEASLEMATYLLTGLGLSSDVVQREMQQIRNDHYLQLRPERSALEVSRDLQQATRDLNRRWYPLPSGSPLIGMSIEEADVRYLTGASLMAIRRANGDEIDYPNGQTRLQEGDRLLVVGANEELAALAEFAKGQAAVPGENSACQWITVNANAPILGKTLADLDIAEKYGIEVQAIRRDGKFVRSPDSSLDLRLSDQVLLCGNLSGLNQLQQLFAVVSQVPLSIPVVKASEAEALKDFLPVDNLRE